A section of the Epinephelus moara isolate mb chromosome 3, YSFRI_EMoa_1.0, whole genome shotgun sequence genome encodes:
- the LOC126387783 gene encoding reticulon-4 receptor-like 1: MFRRGYGGVELLLVLCGLDLSLPCPRHCICYTSPSTVSCQAHNFHAVPEGIPAQSERVFLQNNKIQRLLRGHFSPTTTMLWLYSNNISYIQPSTFHGFDRLEELDLGDNRHLKAVASDTFLGLGRLHALHLYHCGLISLPPGIFAGLHNLQYLYLQDNQLEFLEDDLFIDLLNLSHLFLHGNKLWSLRQNTFRGLGVLDRLLLHQNRIQWVDRQAFHDLRRLTTLYLFNNSLTELSGSSLTLLPALEYLRLNDNPWECDCKALSLWDWLRRFRGSTSSLICVSPPELAQKDLKSLKKEELPSCLSGEGHAHGTPGREMEHGESLNHLNRHRNHHNHHQRPYLPHGDQYSLPSPSPLPRPPKGGRRNCTRRGRKAKGGLNEVQVLREGGEKDYAPDGSKYDLSGTGRRKNKCIPRTSVGPPIGVQRANNKAGSHFADYIFCLPPALLLSLISVILR, encoded by the exons GTTATGGTGGGGTGGAGCTACTGTTGGTGCTGTGTGGCCTGGATCTCTCTCTGCCCTGCCCTCGCCACTGCATCTGCTACACTTCACCTAGCACAGTCTCCTGCCAGGCCCACAACTTCCATGCCGTGCCCGAGGGCATCCCTGCCCAGAGCGAGCGCGTCTTCCTGCAGAACAACAAGATCCAGCGGCTGCTCCGCGGCCACTTCTCGCCCACCACCACCATGTTGTGGCTTTACTCCAACAACATCTCCTACATACAACCATCCACCTTCCACGGCTTTGATCGCCTGGAGGAGCTCGACCTTGGGGACAACCGGCACCTGAAGGCGGTTGCTTCAGACACTTTCCTGGGCCTGGGCAGGCTACACGCCCTGCACCTATACCACTGTGGCCTGATCAGCCTGCCTCCAGGGATCTTTGCGGGCCTCCATAATCTCCAGTATCTCTACCTACAG GACAACCAGTTGGAGTTCCTGGAGGACGACCTGTTCATCGACCTTCTGAACCTCAGTCATCTCTTCCTGCATGGCAATAAACTATGGAGCCTTCGCCAGAACACTTTCCGTGGTCTGGGGGTCTTAGACCGCCTTCTTCTCCACCAGAACCGCATCCAGTGGGTTGACCGCCAGGCTTTCCATGACCTGCGGCGCCTCACCACCCTGTACCTGTTTAATAACTCCCTGACTGAGCTATCTGGATCCAGCTTGACTCTGCTGCCGGCCCTGGAGTACCTTCGACTGAACGACAACCCCTGGGAATGCGATTGCAAGGCCCTGTCACTTTGGGATTGGCTGCGGAGGTTCAGAggctccacctcctccctcatATGTGTTTCACCACCAGAGCTGGCACAAAAGGACCTGAAATCGCTGAAGAAAGAGGAGCTGCCCAGTTGCTTGTCAGGAGAGGGTCATGCACATGGCACCCCaggcagagagatggagcaTGGAGAGTCATTGAACCACCTGAATCGTCACAGAAATCATCACAACCACCATCAGCGGCCGTACTTGCCCCATGGGGACCAGTACAGCTTGCCTTCCCCCTCACCCCTGCCACGGCCACCCAAGGGAGGCCGCAGAAACTGCACCCGCCGGGGCCGAAAGGCAAAAGGGGGGCTCAATGAGGTGCAGGTACTACGGGAGGGGGGTGAGAAAGACTATGCTCCAGATGGAAGTAAATATGACCTGTCTGGAACTGGGCGGAGGAAGAACAAGTGCATCCCAAGAACTTCTGTCGGCCCACCAATTGGGGTCCAGAGAGCCAATAATAAAGCAGGGTCACACTTTGCAgattatattttctgtttaccaccagctctgctgctgtcactcaTCTCTGTCATCCTACGCTGA